In the genome of Desulfuromonas sp. DDH964, one region contains:
- a CDS encoding putative signal transducing protein has translation MHRLLAFSPHERVLAGLLKERLEQEGIACLLRNEELFAAMGELPFLELRPELWVVDAEVLPRARLLIEAWLHPVRTERPWCCPGCGEVLEGQFGGCWKCGRAREEADAGT, from the coding sequence ATGCACCGACTCCTCGCCTTCTCTCCCCACGAACGGGTTCTGGCCGGCCTGCTCAAGGAACGCCTCGAGCAGGAGGGGATTGCCTGTCTGCTGCGCAATGAAGAGCTCTTTGCCGCCATGGGGGAGTTGCCCTTTTTGGAGCTGCGGCCGGAACTCTGGGTGGTCGACGCCGAAGTTCTGCCGCGCGCCCGGCTTCTCATCGAGGCCTGGCTCCATCCGGTCAGGACGGAACGACCCTGGTGCTGTCCCGGTTGCGGCGAGGTGCTGGAAGGGCAGTTCGGGGGGTGCTGGAAGTGCGGCCGGGCCCGGGAAGAGGCGGATGCCGGTACCTGA